The following proteins are co-located in the Campylobacter concisus genome:
- a CDS encoding DedA family protein has product MEEFFIELLKEYGYIILFVWCIMEGEMALIMAGILAHTTHMHIALAIFVAGLGGFVGDQIYFYLGRYNKKYIAKRLHAQRRKFAVAHIMLKKYGWPIIFLQRYMYGFRVIIPLCIGLTGYDAKKYAFINLISAWCWAAITTIPAWILGEHILVLLQKAKEHWYVAIPVVAIFMGLLIYTFKRIENKILNERRDRRHAVSNS; this is encoded by the coding sequence ATGGAAGAATTTTTTATAGAACTGCTTAAAGAGTACGGCTACATCATACTTTTTGTCTGGTGCATCATGGAGGGTGAGATGGCCTTAATAATGGCTGGAATTCTCGCTCACACCACGCATATGCATATAGCGCTTGCTATCTTTGTGGCTGGACTTGGAGGCTTTGTGGGAGATCAAATTTACTTCTATCTTGGCCGTTACAACAAAAAATACATCGCAAAAAGGCTTCACGCACAGCGGAGAAAATTTGCAGTGGCGCACATAATGCTGAAAAAATACGGCTGGCCGATCATCTTTTTGCAACGCTATATGTATGGCTTTCGCGTCATCATCCCACTTTGCATAGGACTTACAGGCTATGATGCTAAAAAATACGCCTTTATAAATTTAATCAGCGCTTGGTGCTGGGCGGCGATCACGACCATACCTGCTTGGATACTTGGCGAGCATATACTAGTACTACTTCAAAAAGCAAAAGAGCACTGGTACGTCGCTATCCCAGTGGTTGCCATATTTATGGGACTTTTGATCTATACATTTAAGCGCATCGAAAATAAAATTTTAAACGAAAGGAGAGATAGAAGACATGCAGTTTCAAATAGTTGA
- a CDS encoding metallophosphoesterase has product MGLFRIIIGAFIFSVFTNLYSYKRFIKKVSFFTPHLKKIRIFFYIISALEFIFVLQLRFSFLNIELYLIAGTLIGFSLFLFGVSLFYDIVRSICSKAHFNPTRRKFIKFCFDVTFVVFIVACFLKGIFNALTPPKIRQISIKIKNLQNDLKIAMITDVHIGEFLQKDFVAELVKEINLARPDLVVIVGDLVDMRAELIGDFLDPLKNLKSTYGTFYVPGNHEYYHGVDGILEKIRALGIRVLGNKNEKIAGINLAGVYDLAGIKFKNLEPNLDEALAGCDPELPTILLSHQPKFIKTMQKDVDLILCGHTHAGQIFPFGILVLLDQGFLHGLYKINDKMQAYVSSGAGFWGPPVRIFAPSEIAILNLSKE; this is encoded by the coding sequence TTGGGACTTTTTCGGATTATTATCGGGGCATTTATCTTTAGTGTTTTTACAAATTTATACTCATACAAACGTTTTATCAAAAAGGTATCTTTTTTTACTCCACATCTTAAAAAAATTCGCATATTCTTCTACATTATTAGTGCGCTTGAGTTTATATTTGTTCTTCAATTAAGATTTTCTTTTTTAAATATAGAGCTATATCTGATAGCAGGAACTCTCATTGGTTTTTCACTATTTTTATTTGGTGTTAGTTTGTTTTATGATATTGTTAGATCCATTTGTTCAAAAGCTCATTTTAATCCCACAAGACGAAAATTTATTAAATTTTGCTTTGATGTGACATTTGTTGTTTTTATAGTTGCTTGCTTTTTAAAAGGAATTTTTAATGCACTTACTCCGCCAAAAATTAGACAAATTAGTATAAAAATAAAAAATTTACAAAATGATCTAAAAATAGCCATGATAACAGATGTGCATATTGGTGAGTTTTTGCAAAAGGACTTTGTTGCTGAGCTTGTAAAAGAGATAAATTTAGCTAGACCAGACCTAGTGGTGATAGTTGGCGACTTGGTTGATATGAGAGCTGAGCTTATAGGTGATTTTTTGGATCCATTAAAAAATCTTAAAAGTACCTATGGCACCTTTTATGTCCCTGGCAATCACGAATACTACCACGGAGTTGATGGGATATTAGAAAAAATTCGCGCTCTAGGCATTAGGGTGCTTGGCAATAAAAATGAAAAAATAGCTGGCATAAATTTAGCAGGGGTCTATGATCTAGCTGGCATAAAGTTTAAAAATTTAGAGCCAAATTTAGATGAAGCGCTAGCAGGATGTGACCCAGAACTACCGACTATCCTGCTCTCTCATCAGCCAAAATTTATAAAAACTATGCAAAAAGATGTCGATCTAATCCTTTGTGGTCACACGCATGCTGGACAAATTTTTCCTTTTGGTATTTTAGTCCTGCTAGATCAAGGTTTTTTACATGGGCTTTATAAGATTAATGATAAAATGCAAGCTTATGTTAGTAGTGGCGCAGGATTTTGGGGGCCTCCAGTTAGGATCTTTGCTCCAAGCGAGATCGCGATATTAAATTTAAGTAAGGAATAA
- a CDS encoding multiheme c-type cytochrome: protein MFKKSLMLLACLMSFGFAANMDANKSDALNLNVVKNIKVAHKMSDLSKSCVECHAKETPGIVADWKNSRHAHVGVSCMDCHSVNADNPMASVKVHPKDSNNHVSMLVSPKTCAKCHENEVEEFVKSGHARGAMQMYANPVIVKLMYHYEGMDHPEYKMAPDATGCSQCHGTVIKLDADHKPTKETWPNYGIGNVYPDGGVGGCKSCHSAHTFSIAEARKPAACASCHLGPDHPDIEIFNNSMHGHIYNSEAHKWNFDAAPDTWDVPDFRAPTCAACHMSGVGETTTTHNVSRRLKWNLWGVSSKLRTAGDEQAAVVYEKTGKLNVGTPLAGHPNGPEAARAEMKLVCKACHTSTHTDNFFIMGDKQVELYNVYNAEATKMLEELKAKNLLLADAWEDEFQDIYYHMWHHEGRRMRQGALMGGPDYSHWHGVFEVKNDIRKLRKIYKERIESGKVQ from the coding sequence ATGTTTAAAAAGTCGCTAATGTTATTAGCCTGTCTAATGTCTTTTGGCTTTGCCGCAAACATGGATGCAAATAAATCTGACGCTTTAAACCTTAATGTTGTAAAAAACATTAAAGTTGCTCACAAAATGTCAGACTTATCAAAAAGCTGTGTTGAGTGCCACGCTAAAGAGACACCCGGCATAGTTGCCGATTGGAAAAATAGTCGCCACGCTCACGTTGGCGTAAGTTGTATGGATTGCCACTCTGTAAATGCAGATAATCCTATGGCTTCAGTTAAGGTGCATCCAAAAGATTCTAACAACCATGTTTCAATGCTAGTTAGCCCAAAAACTTGTGCTAAGTGTCACGAAAATGAGGTTGAAGAATTTGTTAAGAGTGGTCACGCAAGAGGTGCTATGCAAATGTATGCTAACCCTGTGATAGTAAAACTAATGTATCACTATGAAGGTATGGATCATCCAGAATACAAAATGGCTCCAGACGCTACTGGTTGTTCTCAGTGCCACGGAACCGTCATCAAACTAGACGCTGATCACAAACCTACAAAAGAGACTTGGCCAAACTACGGTATAGGTAATGTTTATCCTGATGGTGGCGTAGGCGGATGTAAATCATGCCACAGCGCACACACATTTAGCATAGCTGAAGCTAGAAAACCAGCTGCTTGTGCATCTTGCCACCTTGGACCTGATCACCCAGATATTGAGATCTTTAACAACTCAATGCACGGACATATCTATAATAGCGAAGCTCACAAATGGAATTTTGATGCTGCTCCTGATACATGGGATGTACCAGACTTTAGAGCTCCAACTTGTGCAGCTTGCCACATGAGTGGTGTTGGTGAAACAACAACAACTCACAATGTTTCAAGAAGACTAAAATGGAACCTATGGGGCGTCAGCAGTAAGCTAAGAACAGCTGGTGATGAACAAGCTGCTGTTGTTTACGAAAAAACTGGCAAACTAAACGTAGGAACACCTCTAGCAGGTCATCCAAATGGACCAGAAGCAGCAAGAGCTGAGATGAAGCTAGTTTGTAAAGCTTGCCATACATCAACTCATACAGATAACTTCTTCATTATGGGTGATAAACAAGTAGAGCTTTATAACGTTTACAATGCTGAAGCAACTAAGATGCTTGAAGAGTTGAAAGCTAAAAACTTACTACTTGCAGATGCTTGGGAAGATGAATTCCAAGATATCTACTATCATATGTGGCACCATGAAGGCCGTCGTATGAGACAAGGCGCTCTAATGGGTGGCCCTGACTATTCACACTGGCATGGTGTATTCGAAGTTAAGAACGACATTAGAAAACTTCGCAAAATCTATAAAGAAAGAATTGAGTCTGGCAAAGTCCAGTAA
- the ychF gene encoding redox-regulated ATPase YchF, translated as MGLSVGIVGLPNVGKSTTFNALTKAQNAESANYPFCTIEPNKAIVPVPDKRLNELAKIVSPNKIQYSTIEFVDIAGLVKGASSGEGLGNKFLSNIRETELILHIVRCFEDENITHVEGSVDPVRDIEIIQTELILADIEQLNKKIEKLTREAKANAKGAKEALEIANLLLAHLNEGKSASSFEQRDSEAFLSLNRELRLLSAKEVVYGANVDEEGLNEDNKFVKALKEYAKASDHEVIKLCAKVEEELIGLSDEEAHEFLASIGTSESGLEKIIRTSFAKLNLISYFTAGVVEVRAWTITNGWKAPKAASVIHNDFERGFIRAEVISYDDYIAHGGENGAKEAGKMRLEGKDYIVQDGDVMHFRFNV; from the coding sequence ATGGGACTTTCAGTTGGAATAGTAGGCCTGCCAAATGTGGGCAAATCAACGACATTTAACGCACTTACAAAGGCGCAAAATGCCGAGAGTGCGAACTATCCGTTTTGCACTATCGAGCCAAACAAAGCCATCGTGCCAGTGCCTGATAAGCGCCTAAATGAGCTTGCAAAGATAGTTAGTCCTAATAAAATTCAATATTCAACCATCGAATTTGTCGATATTGCAGGCCTTGTAAAAGGGGCGAGCTCTGGCGAGGGACTTGGCAATAAATTTTTATCAAACATTAGAGAGACAGAGCTTATTTTGCACATAGTTCGCTGCTTTGAGGACGAAAACATCACTCACGTCGAGGGCAGTGTCGATCCAGTAAGAGACATCGAGATCATCCAAACTGAGCTGATACTAGCTGATATCGAGCAGTTAAATAAAAAGATAGAAAAGCTCACAAGAGAGGCGAAGGCAAATGCAAAAGGTGCTAAAGAGGCACTTGAGATAGCAAATTTACTTTTGGCTCATCTAAATGAGGGCAAAAGCGCAAGTAGCTTTGAGCAAAGAGATAGTGAGGCGTTTTTGTCACTCAATAGAGAGCTAAGACTTTTAAGCGCCAAAGAGGTAGTTTATGGTGCGAATGTCGATGAAGAAGGGCTTAATGAAGATAATAAATTTGTAAAAGCGCTAAAAGAGTACGCAAAAGCCTCAGATCACGAGGTGATCAAGCTTTGCGCCAAAGTAGAAGAGGAGCTAATAGGTCTAAGCGACGAAGAGGCACACGAGTTTTTGGCATCTATCGGTACGAGTGAGAGCGGACTTGAGAAGATCATAAGAACGTCTTTTGCAAAGCTAAATTTGATAAGTTATTTTACTGCTGGCGTCGTAGAAGTTAGGGCATGGACGATCACAAATGGCTGGAAAGCGCCAAAAGCAGCAAGCGTCATCCACAACGACTTTGAGAGGGGTTTTATCAGAGCTGAAGTGATAAGTTATGACGACTATATCGCACATGGCGGCGAAAACGGAGCCAAAGAGGCTGGCAAGATGAGACTTGAGGGCAAAGACTACATCGTGCAAGATGGCGATGTTATGCACTTTAGGTTTAATGTTTAA
- a CDS encoding leucyl aminopeptidase, translating into MQFQIVDKKLKDIKADIELIFVVDKELKHKFISDKEAIKFNNYKGDSVLVLSEAKRAYVPLSKLDLDELRVSAAKAYNALKSLNIKSIKLASYVAECQKLSFEALAEGFLLGSYEFNKYKEKKERYTLKDIIFSTEEFAGKKVDLEAANEGFKEAEIIANATNFVKDIVNEIPEIYTPQKMAQDALNLAKNIVSIKCEVYDEKFLAKENMNAFLAVNRASVHKPRLIHLTYKPKKFKKRIIFVGKGLTYDSGGLSLKPADYMLTMKSDKSGAAAALGIIKGAAELNLPFEIHAILGATENMIGGNAYKPDDVLISRSGISIEVRNTDAEGRLVLADCLSYAQDFKPDILIDMATLTGACVVGLGEYTTGIMGNSESLKSEFKNKIKDSGELATTLDFNPYLSELIKSQIADVSNCASNRYGGAITAGMFLAKFIKDEYKDKWLHLDIAGPAYREKAWGYNQAGASGAGVRMNLYFLQALSKEN; encoded by the coding sequence ATGCAGTTTCAAATAGTTGATAAAAAATTAAAAGATATAAAAGCTGATATTGAACTAATTTTCGTAGTAGATAAGGAGTTAAAACATAAATTTATAAGCGATAAAGAGGCTATTAAATTTAATAATTACAAAGGCGATAGCGTCCTTGTTCTAAGCGAGGCAAAAAGGGCTTACGTGCCACTTTCTAAGCTTGATCTTGACGAGCTTAGAGTTTCAGCTGCGAAAGCTTATAACGCGCTAAAATCGCTAAACATTAAGAGTATAAAGCTAGCTTCTTACGTAGCAGAGTGTCAAAAACTAAGCTTTGAGGCGCTAGCTGAGGGCTTTTTGCTTGGAAGCTATGAATTTAACAAGTATAAAGAGAAAAAAGAGAGATACACTCTAAAAGATATCATCTTTTCTACTGAAGAATTTGCTGGCAAAAAGGTCGATCTAGAAGCTGCAAATGAGGGTTTTAAAGAGGCAGAGATAATAGCAAATGCTACAAATTTCGTAAAAGATATCGTAAATGAAATTCCAGAAATTTATACACCACAAAAGATGGCGCAGGACGCTTTAAATTTAGCCAAAAATATCGTAAGCATAAAGTGCGAGGTCTATGACGAGAAATTTCTAGCAAAAGAGAATATGAACGCATTTTTGGCGGTAAATCGCGCAAGCGTGCATAAACCAAGGCTCATTCACCTAACCTACAAGCCTAAAAAGTTTAAAAAACGCATCATTTTTGTCGGCAAAGGCCTAACATACGATAGCGGTGGCCTTAGCTTGAAGCCGGCTGATTATATGCTAACAATGAAGTCAGACAAAAGCGGCGCAGCAGCAGCTCTTGGCATCATAAAAGGTGCAGCGGAGCTAAATTTACCATTTGAAATTCATGCCATTTTGGGTGCTACTGAAAATATGATCGGCGGCAATGCCTACAAGCCTGATGACGTGCTTATTTCAAGAAGTGGCATTAGTATAGAGGTGAGAAACACTGATGCAGAAGGACGTTTAGTGCTGGCTGACTGCCTAAGCTATGCACAGGATTTTAAGCCAGACATCTTAATCGATATGGCAACCTTAACTGGCGCTTGCGTCGTGGGACTTGGCGAATACACAACAGGCATCATGGGCAACAGCGAGAGCCTAAAAAGCGAGTTTAAAAACAAGATAAAAGATAGCGGCGAGCTAGCGACTACGCTTGATTTTAACCCTTATCTTAGCGAGCTTATCAAAAGCCAGATCGCAGACGTTAGCAACTGCGCCTCAAACAGATATGGCGGCGCGATCACAGCTGGCATGTTTCTAGCTAAATTTATCAAAGATGAGTACAAAGATAAGTGGCTACACCTTGATATCGCAGGCCCGGCATACCGCGAAAAGGCTTGGGGATACAACCAAGCAGGTGCGAGCGGGGCTGGCGTGAGGATGAATTTATACTTTTTACAAGCACTTAGCAAGGAGAATTGA
- the apt gene encoding adenine phosphoribosyltransferase has product MKILDQKGKEFLLNSIRCINDFPKPGIVFRDITTLLNNKEAFNFLIDHLVARYEDAKIDYIAGIESRGFIFGAALAARLRLPFVPIRKPKKLPFITLSQKYSLEYGVDEVQIHIDAFGEKAGARVLLMDDLIATGGTAKASVELINQTNATCVEACFIVDLVDLKGSEKLKSLTKIYSVLEV; this is encoded by the coding sequence ATGAAGATTTTAGATCAAAAAGGCAAAGAATTTTTACTAAACTCTATTCGCTGCATAAACGACTTTCCAAAGCCTGGCATAGTCTTTCGTGACATCACGACGCTACTAAACAACAAAGAGGCATTTAACTTTTTGATAGATCATTTAGTGGCTAGATATGAGGATGCAAAGATCGACTACATCGCTGGCATCGAGTCACGTGGCTTCATTTTTGGCGCAGCGCTTGCAGCAAGACTAAGGCTGCCTTTTGTGCCTATTCGCAAGCCAAAAAAACTGCCTTTTATCACACTTTCTCAAAAATATAGCCTAGAATACGGCGTCGATGAAGTGCAAATTCACATCGATGCTTTTGGAGAAAAAGCTGGCGCTAGAGTACTTTTGATGGATGATCTCATAGCCACTGGAGGCACTGCAAAGGCTTCAGTTGAGCTTATCAATCAAACTAACGCAACCTGCGTAGAAGCGTGCTTTATCGTAGATCTAGTCGATCTAAAAGGTAGCGAAAAACTAAAGTCGCTTACTAAAATTTACAGCGTTTTAGAGGTTTAG
- a CDS encoding phosphatidylserine decarboxylase — MNKDNLFSQIFGKVAKLNFFKPLQELINSFYVKLFKIDMSEFKPSNEYKNLNELFTRELLKPREFDAADEIFISPVDGTCLSFGTTKELEAFSIKGMSYGVKELLGQGELEGEFDFANIYLSPKDYHHYHAPCDITIKKAVYIPGKLYSVAVKWLGKVDSLYTKNERVALLCEMKNGKKLWLVFVGALNVGKMKFCFDDRIQTNAMANFTQIYEYENLHIKKGERLGNFELGSTIVILSEKDAIEYNLFENKELKFAETIGIIK, encoded by the coding sequence ATGAACAAGGACAATCTCTTCTCTCAAATTTTTGGTAAAGTTGCAAAATTAAATTTTTTCAAACCGCTTCAAGAGCTTATCAACTCCTTTTACGTAAAGCTATTTAAGATTGACATGAGCGAGTTTAAGCCATCAAATGAGTATAAAAATTTAAACGAACTTTTCACCAGAGAGCTCTTAAAGCCAAGAGAATTTGACGCAGCAGATGAGATATTTATAAGTCCGGTTGATGGCACTTGCCTTAGCTTTGGCACTACAAAAGAGCTAGAAGCTTTTAGCATAAAGGGCATGAGCTACGGCGTGAAGGAGCTTTTAGGGCAGGGCGAGCTTGAAGGCGAGTTTGACTTTGCCAACATCTATCTTAGCCCAAAAGACTACCACCACTATCATGCACCTTGCGACATTACGATAAAAAAAGCGGTCTATATCCCTGGTAAGCTTTACAGTGTGGCAGTAAAATGGCTTGGCAAGGTGGATAGCCTTTATACTAAAAACGAGCGTGTGGCGCTACTTTGCGAGATGAAAAATGGCAAAAAGCTTTGGCTAGTTTTCGTGGGTGCGCTAAACGTTGGCAAGATGAAATTTTGCTTTGATGATCGCATCCAAACAAATGCGATGGCAAATTTTACACAAATTTACGAGTATGAAAATTTACATATCAAAAAGGGCGAGCGCCTTGGGAATTTTGAGCTTGGCTCAACTATCGTGATACTTAGCGAAAAAGATGCGATCGAATATAATCTCTTTGAAAATAAAGAGCTTAAATTTGCTGAGACTATTGGAATAATAAAATAA